The following coding sequences lie in one Halorarum halophilum genomic window:
- a CDS encoding M24 family metallopeptidase has translation MSDPHERRTREAQARLRERGDDCLILFPSTNLLYVSGFDEHPGERHLLLFVPADGDATFLVPELYGEQVRRESWVPDVRTWADDEDPRAAVRDVLADLDVDGGRILVDDTMHARFSLDLRAALPDAEFGLASEVLADLRVRKDGAELDAMRRAGAVADAVIGDLRERDGDVVGSTEAELAEYIADRLTAHGGTGVSFETIVGSGPNGAMPHHSHGDRVVEAGDPVVLDFGTRVDGYPSDQTRTLVFGADEADPGERFREVHDVVREAQRAGVEAVEPGVTAGDVDAAAREVIEDAGYGEQFIHRTGHGVGLDVHEEPYIVAGSDRELEEGMVFSVEPGVYLPDEFGVRIEDLIVVTDDGCERLNDTDRGWRC, from the coding sequence ATGAGCGACCCCCACGAGCGCCGGACGCGCGAGGCGCAGGCTCGCCTCCGTGAGCGCGGCGACGACTGTCTGATACTCTTCCCGAGCACGAACCTGCTGTACGTCTCGGGGTTCGACGAACATCCCGGCGAGCGGCACCTGCTGCTGTTCGTTCCGGCCGACGGCGACGCGACGTTCCTCGTGCCCGAACTGTACGGCGAGCAGGTGCGCCGGGAGTCGTGGGTGCCGGACGTGCGGACCTGGGCTGACGACGAGGACCCGCGCGCCGCGGTCCGGGACGTGCTCGCGGACCTCGACGTCGACGGCGGTCGGATCCTCGTCGACGACACGATGCACGCGCGGTTCTCCCTCGACCTCCGTGCGGCGCTCCCGGACGCCGAGTTCGGCCTGGCCTCCGAGGTGCTCGCCGACCTCCGGGTCCGCAAGGACGGGGCCGAACTCGACGCGATGCGGCGGGCGGGCGCTGTCGCGGACGCGGTGATCGGGGACCTCCGGGAACGGGACGGCGACGTGGTCGGCTCGACGGAGGCGGAGCTCGCGGAGTACATCGCCGACCGCCTGACCGCCCATGGCGGGACGGGCGTCTCCTTCGAGACCATCGTCGGGTCGGGGCCGAACGGCGCGATGCCCCACCACAGCCACGGCGACCGGGTCGTCGAGGCCGGGGACCCGGTCGTCCTGGACTTCGGGACACGCGTCGACGGCTACCCCTCGGACCAGACCCGGACGCTCGTGTTCGGCGCCGACGAGGCCGACCCGGGCGAGCGGTTCAGGGAGGTCCACGACGTCGTCCGGGAGGCGCAACGAGCGGGCGTCGAGGCTGTCGAACCGGGCGTCACGGCCGGCGACGTCGACGCCGCCGCACGCGAGGTCATCGAGGACGCCGGTTATGGCGAGCAGTTCATTCACCGGACGGGCCACGGCGTCGGCCTGGACGTCCACGAGGAGCCGTACATCGTCGCCGGGAGCGACCGCGAACTGGAGGAGGGAATGGTCTTCAGCGTCGAACCGGGGGTGTACCTCCCCGACGAGTTCGGGGTGCGGATCGAGGACCTCATCGTCGTCACGGACGACGGCTGCGAGCGGCTGAACGACACCGACCGCGGGTGGCGCTGCTGA
- a CDS encoding DUF7545 family protein, which translates to MVDTETYTVEGPDGDSDTVDLPAGLVDMMAEQGEEPSHVISDVVLQAFAQQAHAIAHHSQGETPADVEEINAKAEELFEERFGRSLQDAMGHSH; encoded by the coding sequence ATGGTTGATACGGAAACCTACACCGTCGAAGGACCGGACGGCGATTCCGACACCGTTGACCTGCCCGCCGGCCTCGTCGACATGATGGCCGAGCAGGGTGAGGAGCCGAGCCACGTCATCAGCGACGTCGTTCTGCAGGCGTTCGCCCAGCAGGCCCACGCCATCGCCCACCACTCGCAGGGCGAGACGCCCGCCGACGTCGAGGAGATCAACGCGAAGGCCGAGGAGCTGTTCGAGGAGCGCTTCGGCCGGAGCCTCCAGGACGCGATGGGTCACTCGCACTAG
- a CDS encoding carbohydrate kinase family protein — MRLVVGECIADLHPSEAGGVGDATTYTRRPGGAPANVAVGLARLGDAPRFWTRLGRDGFGDFLADALAAEGVPDDLVERDEEAPTGLAVVGRDAGGERSFSLYLDGTASVELRPGTVDDALASAEWVHVGGVELAFEPARSAVLDLLDRVSGDATVSFDPNARPGLWREFDYADTLDRVLPAVDVVVASAEDLRPAGFAGDASELARRLVDAGPHTALLTLGPNGALGRATADAPWGTGEADHGGFAVDVIDTTGAGDAFTAGAITALSEGRALADAIRFANAVGAASTTAEGAMAALPDRESVESVLAGESEREG; from the coding sequence GTGCGGCTGGTCGTCGGCGAGTGCATCGCGGACCTCCACCCGAGCGAAGCGGGAGGCGTGGGGGACGCGACCACCTACACCAGGCGACCTGGCGGCGCGCCCGCGAACGTCGCGGTCGGCCTGGCCCGTCTGGGGGACGCACCCCGGTTCTGGACCCGGCTCGGGCGGGACGGCTTCGGCGACTTCCTCGCGGACGCGCTCGCGGCCGAGGGCGTCCCCGACGACCTCGTGGAACGGGACGAGGAGGCGCCGACGGGGCTGGCGGTCGTCGGACGCGACGCGGGCGGGGAACGTTCGTTCTCCCTCTACCTCGACGGGACGGCGAGCGTCGAGCTCCGGCCGGGTACCGTCGACGACGCCCTCGCGTCGGCCGAGTGGGTCCACGTCGGCGGCGTCGAACTGGCGTTCGAACCCGCGCGGTCCGCGGTCCTCGACCTGCTCGACCGCGTGTCGGGGGACGCGACCGTCTCGTTCGACCCGAACGCCCGCCCGGGTCTGTGGCGCGAGTTCGACTACGCCGACACGCTCGACCGGGTGCTCCCGGCGGTCGACGTGGTCGTCGCCTCCGCCGAGGACCTCAGGCCGGCCGGGTTCGCCGGCGACGCCTCGGAACTCGCCCGACGACTCGTCGACGCCGGGCCGCACACGGCGCTCCTGACGCTGGGTCCGAACGGGGCACTCGGGCGTGCGACAGCAGATGCCCCCTGGGGTACGGGGGAGGCGGACCACGGCGGCTTCGCGGTCGACGTGATCGACACCACGGGCGCCGGGGACGCCTTCACCGCGGGCGCCATCACCGCGCTCTCGGAGGGCCGTGCGCTCGCGGACGCGATCAGGTTCGCCAACGCCGTCGGCGCCGCGTCGACGACCGCGGAGGGGGCGATGGCTGCGCTTCCCGACCGCGAGTCGGTCGAATCGGTTCTAGCGGGGGAATCTGAACGCGAGGGGTGA
- a CDS encoding NAD(P)/FAD-dependent oxidoreductase produces the protein MSDAADIVEHRKLIIAGTGSAGLTAAIYAARANLDPLVLEGDEPGGQLTLTSEVENFPGFPEGINGAEFINRTKEQAQRFGAEVINGVVDTVDDSVRPFRVELTNGDVFTADTVIAASGASARTLGIPGQDELMGFGLSTCATCDGAFFSGEDMLVIGGGDAACEEAVFLTKFADTVYLVHRREEFRAEDYWVDRVMELVESGDIELVLNTEVTELHGSQEEGVESVTFVRNPEGYPTDRLDDPETEEWEFEVGAVFYAIGHTPNTAYLEDTGVDLDAEGYIKTLGGTGGGQTATDVEGIFGAGDVVDFHYQQAITAAGMGCKAAMDADDYLEEKARAETASGETATADD, from the coding sequence ATGAGTGACGCCGCCGACATCGTCGAACACCGGAAGTTGATCATCGCCGGGACGGGCTCCGCGGGGCTGACCGCGGCCATCTACGCCGCCCGTGCGAACCTCGACCCGCTCGTCCTCGAGGGTGACGAGCCGGGCGGTCAACTGACGCTGACCTCGGAGGTCGAGAACTTCCCCGGCTTCCCGGAGGGGATCAACGGCGCCGAGTTCATCAACCGGACGAAAGAGCAGGCCCAGCGCTTCGGCGCCGAGGTGATAAACGGCGTCGTCGACACGGTGGACGACTCGGTGCGCCCGTTCCGCGTGGAGCTGACGAACGGCGACGTGTTCACTGCGGACACCGTCATCGCCGCGTCCGGCGCCAGCGCCCGGACGCTCGGTATCCCCGGCCAGGACGAGCTGATGGGGTTCGGGCTCTCGACGTGCGCGACCTGTGACGGCGCGTTCTTCAGCGGCGAGGACATGCTCGTCATCGGCGGCGGCGACGCGGCCTGCGAGGAGGCCGTCTTCCTCACGAAGTTCGCGGACACCGTCTATCTCGTCCACCGGCGCGAGGAGTTCCGCGCGGAGGACTACTGGGTGGACCGCGTGATGGAGCTCGTCGAGTCCGGCGACATCGAACTCGTGCTCAACACCGAGGTCACCGAACTCCACGGCTCCCAGGAGGAGGGCGTCGAGTCGGTGACGTTCGTCCGAAACCCGGAGGGCTACCCGACCGACCGCCTCGACGACCCCGAGACCGAGGAGTGGGAGTTCGAGGTCGGCGCCGTGTTCTACGCCATCGGTCACACCCCGAACACGGCGTACCTCGAGGACACGGGCGTCGACCTCGACGCGGAGGGCTACATCAAGACGCTCGGCGGCACCGGTGGCGGCCAGACCGCCACCGACGTCGAGGGCATCTTCGGCGCCGGCGACGTGGTGGACTTCCACTACCAGCAGGCCATCACCGCCGCGGGGATGGGCTGCAAGGCCGCGATGGACGCCGACGACTACCTCGAGGAGAAGGCCCGCGCCGAGACGGCGTCCGGCGAGACGGCGACCGCCGACGACTGA